The Amycolatopsis sp. DG1A-15b genome window below encodes:
- a CDS encoding MFS transporter, with protein MPAALLALAISAFGIGTTEFVIMGLLPEVAADFGVSIPSAGLLISGYALGVVVGAPLLTALASRVPRTTVLVALMGLFIAGNVLSALAPGYGLLMTGRVVAALSHGAFFGVGSVVAASLVAPAKQASAIALMFTGLTVANVLGVPAGTALGQAFGWRSTFWVVSALGVAGAVGILALVPRREPDPGAGLRSELAVFRRPQVWLALVTTALGFAGVFASFTYIAPMMTEVAGFSGGAVTWLLVLFGAGLFAGNLLGGKAADRKLMPSLYVILTALALVLVAFVFTAHAKVPAAITIALFGAAGFATVPPLQARVMAKAEGAPTLASAANIAAFNLGNAGGAWLGGQAIDAGLGYTAPNWIGAVLAAAGLAVAVVSGLLDRRTPASFEAGERVLAR; from the coding sequence ATGCCCGCCGCCCTGCTCGCCCTGGCGATCAGCGCTTTCGGGATCGGCACCACCGAGTTCGTGATCATGGGCCTGCTACCCGAGGTCGCAGCCGATTTCGGCGTCTCGATCCCGTCCGCAGGCCTGCTCATCTCCGGCTACGCGCTCGGCGTCGTCGTCGGCGCTCCCCTGCTCACCGCGCTGGCCTCGCGGGTGCCGCGCACGACCGTGCTGGTCGCCCTGATGGGCCTGTTCATCGCGGGCAACGTGCTCTCGGCGCTGGCCCCGGGTTACGGCCTGCTGATGACCGGCCGGGTCGTCGCCGCGCTGAGCCACGGTGCCTTCTTCGGCGTCGGCTCGGTCGTCGCCGCGTCGCTGGTCGCGCCGGCCAAGCAGGCGAGCGCGATCGCGCTCATGTTCACCGGGCTGACCGTGGCCAACGTGCTCGGCGTGCCCGCCGGCACCGCGCTCGGCCAGGCCTTCGGCTGGCGCTCGACGTTCTGGGTGGTCAGCGCGCTCGGCGTGGCCGGCGCCGTCGGCATCCTCGCACTTGTGCCGCGCCGGGAACCGGACCCCGGCGCCGGCCTGCGCAGCGAGCTCGCCGTGTTCCGCCGCCCGCAGGTGTGGCTGGCGCTGGTCACGACCGCGCTCGGCTTCGCCGGCGTGTTCGCGTCCTTCACCTACATCGCCCCGATGATGACCGAGGTCGCGGGCTTCTCCGGCGGCGCCGTCACCTGGCTGCTCGTGCTCTTCGGCGCCGGCCTGTTCGCCGGCAACCTGCTCGGCGGCAAGGCGGCGGACCGCAAGCTGATGCCCAGCCTCTACGTCATCCTCACCGCCCTGGCGCTGGTGCTGGTGGCGTTCGTGTTCACCGCGCACGCGAAGGTGCCCGCGGCGATCACCATCGCGCTGTTCGGCGCGGCCGGGTTCGCCACCGTGCCGCCGCTGCAGGCCCGTGTGATGGCCAAGGCCGAAGGCGCGCCGACGCTCGCGTCGGCGGCGAACATCGCCGCGTTCAACCTCGGCAACGCCGGTGGCGCGTGGCTCGGCGGCCAGGCCATCGACGCCGGCCTCGGCTACACCGCCCCCAATTGGATCGGCGCCGTCCTCGCCGCGGCGGGCCTCGCCGTGGCGGTCGTCTCCGGACTGCTCGACCGCAGGACCCCGGCTAGTTTCGAAGCCGGAGAACGGGTACTCGCCCGATGA
- a CDS encoding aldo/keto reductase: protein MTSVPVIELNNGVRMPQLGYGVFQVPDDETATAVKAALEAGYRSIDTAAVYGNEKGVGQAIAESGIARDELFVTTKLWNSAQGYDSTLKAFDESMTKLGLEQLDLYLIHWPTPARDKFLDTWKAFEKLHADGRVRAIGVSNFQPAHLERLLDAADVAPAVNQVELHPYLQQRELREFDAKNGIVTEAWSPLAKGGSLLGDPVIAELAVKHGRTPAQIVLRWHLQLDNVVIPKSVTPSRIEENFDLFGFTLTEEEMESLTPLDRGERTGPDPDTFNAA, encoded by the coding sequence GTGACCAGCGTGCCCGTCATCGAACTCAACAACGGCGTGCGGATGCCGCAACTCGGCTACGGCGTGTTCCAGGTCCCGGACGACGAGACCGCCACCGCCGTGAAGGCCGCCCTCGAAGCGGGCTACCGCAGCATCGACACCGCCGCCGTCTACGGCAACGAAAAGGGGGTCGGCCAGGCGATCGCCGAGTCCGGCATCGCCCGCGACGAGCTGTTCGTCACCACGAAGCTGTGGAACTCGGCCCAGGGCTACGACTCGACGCTCAAGGCGTTCGACGAGAGCATGACCAAGCTCGGCCTCGAGCAGCTGGACCTCTACCTGATCCACTGGCCGACCCCGGCGCGCGACAAGTTCCTCGACACCTGGAAGGCGTTCGAGAAGCTGCACGCCGACGGCCGGGTCCGCGCGATCGGCGTCTCCAACTTCCAGCCCGCGCACCTCGAGCGCCTGCTCGACGCCGCCGATGTCGCCCCCGCGGTCAACCAGGTGGAGCTGCACCCGTACCTGCAGCAGCGCGAGCTCCGCGAGTTCGACGCCAAGAACGGCATCGTGACCGAGGCGTGGAGCCCGCTCGCCAAGGGCGGCAGCCTGCTCGGCGACCCGGTGATCGCGGAACTCGCGGTGAAGCACGGCCGCACGCCCGCGCAGATCGTGCTGCGCTGGCACCTCCAGCTGGACAACGTCGTGATCCCGAAGTCCGTCACGCCGTCCCGGATCGAGGAGAACTTCGACCTGTTCGGGTTCACCCTCACGGAGGAGGAGATGGAGTCGCTGACCCCGCTGGACCGCGGCGAGCGGACCGGCCCGGACCCCGACACCTTCAACGCCGCCTGA
- a CDS encoding SAM-dependent methyltransferase, with the protein MTPGDLRSGTEGGAAALDFSKASLARLSDALLGGHDHYEVDREAMRRLLAIAPGARVMAKEHRDWLVRAVRFLAGKRGIDQFLDLGSGMPTAENTHEVAQRYNPDAQVVYVDNDPVVQVHGRALLEENYLTHVTGADLTRPAETLADEVVKEYLDFSRPVALILTSIVHHIDDYDRARAIVAEYVDALAPGSFLLLTHNFDPEEDSPRQELARLLETSFQGTGLGSVHRTREQIAGFFEGTELLRPGLVYLHEWWPDGPRLHPLGELNFLTLGGVARKQ; encoded by the coding sequence ATGACGCCTGGCGACCTGCGGTCCGGAACCGAGGGCGGTGCGGCTGCCCTCGATTTCAGCAAGGCGAGCCTGGCCCGGTTGTCCGACGCGCTCCTCGGCGGGCACGACCACTACGAGGTGGATCGCGAAGCGATGCGGCGGCTGCTGGCCATCGCACCGGGCGCCCGGGTGATGGCGAAGGAACACCGCGACTGGCTGGTGCGCGCGGTCCGGTTCCTGGCCGGCAAACGCGGTATCGACCAGTTCCTCGACCTGGGCTCCGGCATGCCGACCGCGGAAAACACCCACGAGGTGGCGCAGCGGTACAACCCGGACGCGCAGGTGGTGTACGTCGACAACGACCCGGTCGTGCAGGTGCACGGCCGGGCGCTGCTCGAAGAGAACTACCTGACCCACGTGACCGGCGCCGACCTGACGCGGCCGGCCGAAACCCTCGCCGACGAGGTCGTCAAGGAATACCTCGACTTTTCGCGGCCGGTGGCGCTGATCCTCACCTCGATCGTGCACCACATCGACGACTACGACCGCGCGAGGGCGATCGTCGCGGAGTACGTCGACGCGCTCGCGCCCGGCTCGTTCCTGCTGCTCACGCACAACTTCGACCCGGAAGAGGACTCGCCGCGCCAGGAGCTGGCGCGGCTGCTGGAGACCAGTTTCCAGGGCACCGGCCTCGGCAGCGTGCACCGCACGCGCGAGCAGATCGCGGGGTTCTTCGAGGGCACCGAGCTGCTCCGGCCCGGGTTGGTCTACCTGCACGAGTGGTGGCCGGACGGCCCGCGCCTGCACCCGCTGGGCGAGCTGAACTTCTTGACGCTGGGCGGAGTCGCCCGCAAGCAATGA
- a CDS encoding alpha/beta fold hydrolase — translation MSAIYRSAAGAAAVRERYDTLLDRWPVPAERRTLATRLGDTFAVVSGPVAAPPVVALQGSGGTAAHWLPDITALAGRLRVYAVDAPGEPGRTVEARPPLGSPAYAEWLDDVLDELELPRAAFLGTSLGGWWALDYTLRRPGRAGALALVNPAGIGRRRTAPLLKFAAYGLLGDWGRRRSLAMVAKGSPVDPGRRAIGEFTLATFEHFKPRLEAIPVFPVERLRELAPPVQAHFGARDVLLDQRNAAAKLRSARPDADVRLTEDAGHFLPGWATAVAEFLATKHS, via the coding sequence GTGAGCGCGATCTACCGGTCGGCGGCGGGGGCGGCCGCGGTCCGCGAACGCTACGACACGCTCCTCGACCGCTGGCCGGTGCCCGCCGAGCGGCGCACGCTGGCCACCCGGCTGGGTGACACTTTCGCCGTGGTGTCCGGCCCGGTGGCCGCGCCGCCGGTCGTCGCACTCCAGGGTTCCGGCGGCACCGCGGCGCACTGGCTGCCGGACATCACCGCCCTCGCCGGGCGGCTGCGGGTGTACGCGGTCGACGCGCCCGGCGAACCGGGCCGGACCGTCGAGGCGCGGCCCCCGCTCGGATCGCCGGCCTACGCCGAATGGCTGGACGACGTCCTCGACGAGCTCGAACTGCCGCGCGCGGCCTTCCTCGGCACCTCATTGGGCGGCTGGTGGGCACTGGACTACACGCTCCGCCGCCCCGGGCGGGCCGGTGCGCTGGCCCTGGTCAACCCGGCCGGAATCGGCCGGCGCCGGACGGCGCCGCTGCTGAAGTTCGCCGCGTACGGCCTCCTCGGCGACTGGGGCCGCCGCCGGTCCTTGGCCATGGTCGCCAAGGGCAGCCCTGTCGACCCCGGCCGGCGCGCGATCGGCGAGTTCACCCTCGCGACGTTCGAGCACTTCAAGCCACGCCTGGAGGCCATCCCGGTGTTCCCGGTCGAGCGCCTACGGGAGTTGGCACCGCCGGTGCAGGCCCACTTCGGAGCCCGCGACGTCCTCCTCGACCAGCGGAACGCGGCGGCGAAACTGCGGTCGGCACGCCCGGACGCCGACGTCCGCTTGACCGAAGACGCCGGGCACTTCCTGCCCGGTTGGGCCACCGCCGTGGCTGAGTTCCTGGCCACGAAGCATTCGTGA
- a CDS encoding helix-turn-helix domain-containing protein, whose protein sequence is MAQDVFSVEQVAAKLGLHVRTVRNYVRDGRLKAVRIGKQYRITAADLAAFTGLPVAERAAAPTAELSGVAEIAGVDRAAADRIATMVVASVNGPRDSGERPLRVETIYDGERATMKIIVLGDLAAGADLLRWVASVTENLT, encoded by the coding sequence ATGGCGCAGGATGTCTTCTCCGTCGAACAGGTCGCCGCGAAGCTCGGCCTGCACGTCCGGACGGTCCGGAACTACGTGCGGGACGGGCGGCTGAAGGCGGTCCGGATCGGCAAGCAGTACCGGATCACGGCCGCGGACCTGGCGGCTTTCACCGGGCTGCCGGTGGCCGAGCGCGCCGCGGCGCCGACCGCGGAGCTGTCGGGGGTCGCGGAGATCGCGGGTGTCGACCGGGCGGCGGCCGACCGGATCGCGACCATGGTCGTGGCCTCGGTGAACGGGCCGCGCGACAGCGGCGAGCGGCCCCTGCGCGTCGAAACCATCTACGACGGCGAGCGCGCCACCATGAAGATCATCGTGCTCGGCGACCTGGCCGCGGGAGCGGACCTGCTGCGCTGGGTCGCCTCGGTCACCGAGAACCTGACGTGA
- a CDS encoding type 1 glutamine amidotransferase domain-containing protein gives MANALQGRRVAILAADGVEQVELEKPRQAVLDEGATVELVSLDTGEIQAMNGDIDKGDRFPVDRKVADVEIGDFDALLLPGGTMNPDNLRTDPAAVKFVGDFVRAGKPVGVICHGPWTLVEADVVRGRTLTSYPSIRTDIRNAGGTVVDEEVVVDNGLVSSRNPDDLPAFCRTVVREFAS, from the coding sequence ATGGCGAACGCATTGCAAGGACGCCGGGTCGCGATCCTGGCCGCGGACGGCGTCGAACAGGTAGAGCTCGAAAAGCCGCGTCAGGCCGTCCTCGACGAGGGCGCGACGGTCGAGCTGGTGTCCCTGGACACCGGCGAAATCCAGGCGATGAACGGTGACATCGACAAGGGCGACCGGTTCCCGGTGGACCGGAAGGTCGCCGATGTCGAGATCGGCGACTTCGACGCGCTGCTGCTGCCCGGCGGCACGATGAACCCCGACAACCTGCGCACGGACCCCGCCGCGGTCAAGTTCGTCGGCGACTTCGTGCGCGCCGGCAAGCCGGTCGGGGTGATCTGCCACGGTCCGTGGACGCTCGTCGAAGCGGATGTCGTGCGCGGCCGCACGCTGACGTCGTACCCGAGCATCCGGACCGACATCCGTAACGCCGGCGGCACGGTCGTCGACGAAGAGGTTGTAGTGGACAACGGACTGGTTTCCAGCCGGAACCCGGACGACCTGCCGGCCTTTTGCCGGACGGTGGTGCGGGAGTTCGCGAGCTGA
- a CDS encoding SpoIIE family protein phosphatase, protein MVSRPAPASAALPPMTGDGGPPGFDAFTRAALEDVRDAVFLQDAAGAVRWANPAARALTGDAEPHLQAIAESSGHVEVAGRRRAARIRALPGGWHAWTVLADDVPQRHVGDFLAEAAPRLAAARGRHGTARVIAELAASALADTVFVLLPTTRGRWEWWSCERPAAQGHGRIRRVPAQAAPVLAATFGATGKPRQAPVPASEVATLPSVVADRFAGHTDVSVVSLGPSASAGVTGALLLGRRGDAEFGTGQSRAVAEFAVAAGTALANAQRYARQEEATRGLETTLRPVDPPELDGARFETWYEPAGGVLTVGGDFFDVLPHDDGSAFLVLGDVCGKGPEAAALTGRVRHALTALAMVERDGRTLLRLLNELLIAGGSSRFATLVLGTARPSDGGVGLTLASGGHPAPLIVRRSGVVEEVTVPGTLVGISPQARFAEAEVRLERGDVCLLYTDGITEARNRHDQTELFGDDRLRAVLTAAVGEPAREVVRQLRQAVRDWLGSSAHDDIAVLAIECAD, encoded by the coding sequence ATGGTGTCACGTCCGGCCCCGGCCTCGGCGGCCCTGCCGCCGATGACCGGTGACGGCGGGCCGCCGGGCTTCGACGCCTTCACGCGGGCGGCCCTCGAAGACGTCCGCGACGCGGTGTTCCTGCAGGATGCCGCGGGTGCGGTGCGCTGGGCGAACCCGGCGGCGCGGGCCCTGACCGGCGACGCCGAGCCGCACCTGCAGGCGATCGCCGAGAGTTCCGGGCACGTCGAGGTGGCCGGCCGCCGGCGCGCGGCCCGCATCCGTGCCCTCCCCGGCGGCTGGCACGCCTGGACCGTCCTCGCGGACGACGTCCCGCAGCGGCACGTGGGCGACTTCCTGGCCGAGGCCGCCCCCCGGCTGGCCGCCGCCCGCGGGCGGCACGGCACTGCACGGGTGATCGCCGAGCTGGCCGCGTCCGCACTGGCCGACACCGTCTTCGTGCTGCTGCCGACCACCCGCGGCCGGTGGGAGTGGTGGAGCTGCGAGCGTCCGGCCGCGCAGGGCCACGGCCGGATCCGGCGGGTGCCGGCCCAGGCCGCGCCGGTGCTGGCGGCGACGTTCGGGGCCACCGGGAAGCCGCGGCAAGCTCCGGTGCCGGCGTCCGAGGTCGCCACGCTGCCGTCGGTCGTCGCCGACCGGTTCGCCGGGCACACCGACGTCTCGGTCGTCTCGCTGGGGCCGAGCGCGAGCGCCGGGGTCACCGGCGCCCTGCTGCTGGGCCGCCGCGGCGACGCCGAATTCGGCACCGGACAGTCCCGCGCGGTGGCCGAGTTCGCCGTGGCGGCCGGGACGGCGCTGGCCAACGCCCAGCGCTACGCCCGGCAGGAGGAGGCGACCCGCGGCCTGGAGACGACCCTGCGCCCGGTCGACCCGCCCGAGCTCGACGGTGCCCGGTTCGAGACCTGGTACGAGCCGGCGGGCGGGGTCCTCACCGTCGGCGGCGACTTCTTCGACGTCCTGCCCCACGACGACGGCAGCGCGTTCCTGGTGCTCGGCGACGTCTGCGGCAAGGGCCCCGAGGCCGCGGCGCTGACCGGCCGGGTCCGGCACGCCCTGACCGCGCTGGCCATGGTCGAACGCGACGGCCGCACGCTGCTGCGGCTGCTCAACGAGCTGCTCATCGCCGGGGGCAGCAGCCGGTTCGCCACCCTCGTGCTCGGCACGGCCCGGCCGTCCGACGGCGGTGTCGGCTTGACGCTGGCTTCCGGTGGCCACCCGGCGCCGCTGATCGTCCGCCGGTCGGGCGTCGTCGAGGAGGTCACGGTCCCGGGCACGCTGGTCGGCATCTCGCCGCAGGCCCGGTTCGCCGAGGCCGAGGTCCGCCTGGAGCGCGGCGACGTCTGCCTGCTCTACACCGACGGCATCACCGAGGCCCGCAACCGCCACGACCAGACGGAACTCTTCGGAGACGACCGGTTGCGCGCCGTGCTCACCGCGGCGGTGGGCGAGCCGGCCCGCGAGGTCGTGCGGCAGCTGCGGCAGGCCGTCCGCGACTGGCTCGGCAGCTCGGCACATGACGATATCGCGGTGCTCGCCATCGAATGTGCGGACTGA